The Sporosarcina sp. Marseille-Q4943 genome includes the window GTAATCGATTACACATGTGATTTCGTTGCGGAGGATGGTGCTCTGACTTGCGGCCAACCCGGCATAGACCTCGAAACGTATATCGTCGACTTGACGAAAGAATTTTTGAATCAAGGCGATCTTATCATTATGCCTGTCGACCTTCATGAAAAAAATGATCCGTATCATCCAGAAACGAAAATGTTTCCTCCCCATAACATTAAAGGGACACCAGGACGGGATTTATATGGCACGCTTCAAACTTTATATGAAGAGAATAAGGATCAGATTGTTTGGATGGATAAAACGCGTTTTAGCGCCTTTGCAGGAACTGACCTTGAATTACAGCTGCGCGCACGTGGGATAACTGAATTGCATCTTGTCGGCGTCTGTACGGACATCTGCATTCTTCATACATCGGTTGATGCATATAATCGGGGCTTTGATATCGTCATCCATGAAAAAGGTGTGGCGAGCTTCGATCCGGCTGGCCACGAATGGGCGCTTCGACATTTTGAAAAGACGTTAGGAGCCAAAGTCATCCGCTAATGATGATGTTTTTTTTAGTAATTCTATTGCGATATATGTTTAAGGTATGGAGAAAACGGATATCCAAATACTACATAAGCAATTATGAATTACTAAAAAGGAGATGGATTAAATGAGTTTTATTTGGTTT containing:
- a CDS encoding cysteine hydrolase family protein, producing MKKALLVIDYTCDFVAEDGALTCGQPGIDLETYIVDLTKEFLNQGDLIIMPVDLHEKNDPYHPETKMFPPHNIKGTPGRDLYGTLQTLYEENKDQIVWMDKTRFSAFAGTDLELQLRARGITELHLVGVCTDICILHTSVDAYNRGFDIVIHEKGVASFDPAGHEWALRHFEKTLGAKVIR